CGGTTTATAACTACGGGGAATCAAAACCCGGGTATCGTCCAGTTTCTCTAACGGTCCATTCCATCCTGCCATAAAAATATTATAAAATGATATCTCTTTTCCGTCAATCGTGCCTCAGTTCAAACTATCAATCCTTTTGTTGACCCTTTACCTGATATTAGATAAAATCTTTTTGTAAAAGGAGGCACGGTATGCGTTTTACTGTCTGTATGCTTATCCTCGCTCTTGTGTCGGGCATCGGTCTAAGCCAGGAACTACTAATCAATGGCAACTTTGAACAGGAGTTGTCTGTTGGCTGGACTTATACCGATAGCGGCCTCGGCACCCATCAGGTACTGCGCGGCACCGAATATCAACCGGACCCGGACTACGAAGCCTGGGTTTATCAGTACGACAACCCGGGCTGGACCCGTTTAAGTCAAAAGGTCGATGTCCCTGGTGTCGCCCTGAACCTCTCATTCTGGGCAAAGTTTGCCCAAAGCGGTGGCACATCAACCTGCTGGCCCGCCGCCTGCTTTCAGGTATGCTACTACGATATCAACGACAACCGCCTGGGTGAAACCCGCTACTACTACTCCACCTACGCCACCTGGACACCAACCCCGACATTGAGTCTCTACCGCATCACCAATCCGGACTGGAACCAGTACGAGTTAAACATTGCTGATGAACTTGCCGCCAATCTACCCGGTGTCAACCCGGATGATATTGCCAAAGTCGAGGTTGCGCTCTGGAGTTACACCTATTCGGGCTGAGGCACTCCAGTGGCGGAGGTCTCCGCCGATGATATTTCCTTAATTAACTACAATCAGGGTCCCTACATTCTGCTCAGTACCAGAACCGTTCTCGACTCACCTCCGGGCGGCAACAACAATGGCAGATTTGACCCGGGTGAAACCGGCGGCTTGATTGTTGCCCTGCGCAACATCGGTAATCAGGGTGTGGACAATGTCAGTGCCAAGTTGCGCTCTTCGGACAATCGTTTCGTTATTACCGACTCAATTAGCTCCTACGGCTCAATTCCCGCTGGCGCAACCCGAACCAATGAAACCGACCCGTTTGGGATTCAGGTTGACCATTCAATCCCGATTGAAACACCGGTAACGCTCCAACTGTTCGTCAATGGTACAGGTTACAACGACACACTCCGCTTTAACATTGTGGTCGGCGAATTACGCGCCACCGACCCGATTCCTGACAACAGCAATCCTCCCCGCTACTGGGCTTACGACGATGTTGACACCCTCTATCCCCAGCATCCCATCTTCTCCTGGATAGAAATCAACAACCGGGGCACTCGACTATCCCTCAGTGATGATCAGACTGTAACCATTGACCTGCCCTTCACCTGGCAGTTCTACGGCTCAACCTACACCCAAATCTCCATCTGCTCCAACGGCTGGGTTGCACCTGGTTACACTACCACTACATCATACACCAATACCGCGTTACCATCAACATCAATCCCCGGTGCTATCTGCCTTAACTGGGACGACCTATATCCACCGGTTGGCAACGGCGTCTGGTACTATTACGACTCTGATAACCACCGTTTCATTGTCGAATGGGACTCAGTGCACTACTTTCCTGGGTCCAGTGCTCCTTATGAACGATTCCAGCTCATCCTCTACGACCCGACAATACCAACGCCGACCGGTGACAACCTGATTGTCGCTCAGTACCTCACCGCCAACCAGTACACATCAAGCACCATCGGCATTCAGGACCCGACTCAGACGATTGCAATCCAGTGCCTGTTTGACAACACCTATCACCGTGGCACCGCACCGCTTGTTCCGGGTCGTGCCATCAAATACACCACCGCTGACCCGACCGCAATCACCGAAACACCCGAAACATATCCCAGAAATTCAACTCTTAATTCTTATCCCAACCCCAGCCGCGGACCGGTTAAATTCACCTCAAACCTTGCGAGCACTGCAACCCTCACCATCTACGACCGAACCGGCAGACTGGTCCAGACGGTTTCGGGTAAAGGTAACTGGTACTGGGATGGCAAGGATGCGCAGGGTCGGGTTGTTCCACCCGGTGTTTACTTCTGCCGTATGGACACACCGGAAGTTCAAGCAGAGGTCAAGTTCGTCATCGCCCGTTAAACGGTAACAAAAAGTTGCGGGGCGGTTAGCGATTCCGCCCCGCCTTTTCTTTTAAAGAAAATTCGCACCCACAGTAGTGCTGCCGATAAAGCCCTAACCTCCGGGAAATCTCCACGCTGTGTTTAAACCCGTCCCGCTTTTTCCAATCCCGTTCAACAAATTCAATACCTATCTCCGCCGCAATCTCTCTGCCAATCCGGTTTATCACATCTGCCCGCTTATTCGGTCCTATTGTCAGCGTCGAGGCAAACGCTTGGCACCCTCTTTCCTTCGCCCGCACCGCACACTTCTCCAGCCGCAACCGAAAACAAACTCCGCACCGTCTACCACCTTCCGGTTCATTCTCTAAACCCTTTATTGCCTCCTGAAACCGTTCGTACTCATATTGCCCATACTCAATCGGGACCTGCCACAGCGACCCCAGTTGCTGCACGGCCTCCTGACGCCGCCGGTATTCATCTTCCGGAAAAATATTCGGGTTGTAGAAAAAACCAACCACAACAAAACTCTCTTGAAGTTGTCTTATGACATCGGTTGCACAGGGTGCGCAGCAGATATGAAGCAAAAGGCGGCTTGGGCTCAAATTATACCGGTGGCCGGGTCTGAGAAACTTCCTTCAACGCCTTCAACTCATTGACCAGCTGGGTTGCCTCAAACGGGTTGCGCGCCCATAAGAGCAACGCCCCTTTGTGCTCCCGTTTCTCATCCCGGGGTAATAACCGTAAAAAGTCTTCAACCTCCTGCTGCTTCATGCGCAGAAAACCGGCAAGATGCTCCCGACCCGTGCGCACCACAACCACCACCTCGTCCTCCCGAGGAAAGGGCCAGCGGGTTGGGTCAACCGCAATCACAATCGTCCCTTCTGCCTCAGGCCGCTGTGCTGCCCGGGGCGAGAAAAACTCAAACCCGCGGCGAATCAACCCTAAATCCTCTATGTAAACCAGCCGCTCGAGAATCGCCTGCTGCTTGGGAGTGGTTCCGGTGGTCGGAAAAGGCTCGTATGTCCTGGGTGGCCCTGCGGGTTTTTGCCCAAAACTCGTAACGGTCGGTGTGTACTCTAAAAACGGCGTTACCGGCTGCTCGACCACCGCCTTCTTCTCCTCCCGCTTTGGTGCTTCGCCCACCACCCGCGGCACAACAATCTCAATCCCGTTATCATAAAACCGCTCATAGGTCAGAACCCGGACATTAATATTCATCCCCTTAAGGTAAACAATCATATCTTCTACCGCTTTGGTCACCTCGTCGACCACCACAACAACTGGAAACTTACCTTCGTCAAGACTCTTTGTTACCGCCTCTTGAAACTTCCTTTCGTCCCACTCCCCTTTAACCCGGCTCCAAATCTTCTCACTCAGCGCCTTACCCTCCGGGTCGCCAAACAGCGCTGCCAGTTGTGCAAACGGCTGATGCCACAACCGGCCGCTTGCCGCCAGCAGGTCACCAACCATCAAACTTATTCCGGTCTCCTCTTTCTGGTCTGGACAACCCACGAGCATCACCTTTCCCGCCTCGTCAAGGGCAACCAGAACCCGATTCGATACCGCCCCACTTAACAGCGCTACCGCCCGGGGCAAAGGCGTTTCACCAAACGCCATTCCGAGGAACTCCGGTGCCTGACTGATAAGCTCAATCCGGTCCACGGCACCGGATACCGGCGCCGATGGAAACTCCAGCCAGTCTGATGTTTCCTGGGTTGCCCGGATAAGACAGGGCTGCATCCCTTAACCCCCCTTTGGTTTGGGTGGCGGTCTTTTACCCGCCATCACACCGGGTTTGGTACCTGGTCCTGGTGGCTTGGCAACACTTTTTGCTGGTTCAGTTGGCAGTGCACCCGCCGGTATCGACCGGATTGGCTCCTTTTCCCCTTCTTCCTCCTCAATAACCGGTGGCGACTCGACCTCAACCGGCTGTTGAACAACCGGTGGTTCTTCACGGGGTGGGCTTGGTGGTGGTGCAAAACCAACCGGCGCTGATGGAACACCAAGCAGGGTTCGAGACGGACTGACCGGCTCAACCACCAGAATCCCACCTCTAACCCAGAGCGAATAACTCACCAACACAACCACCAGATTCATCCCCTTCAGGTATTCCAGCACCTGACGAACCTCACCGCCAGGATGAGCGGTCACAATCAGAATCGGAAAACGGCCCTTTTCCAGATTTGCCGCAACTATCGGCTCAAACTGTTCAAAATCCCAGTCCGCCCGGCTCCGCAAAAGCATCAACTCCTCTAAAGTCGCACCCTCAACCTCGGTAAAAATCTGTGAGAACTGCTCATAACTCATCCGCCAGAGCCGGGTGCTTGCCGCCAGGATGTCAGCGACAACTGTCCGATACGCATCCGGGCTGGATTCATCTGGACACCCCACAAGAAACACCCCACCCGCCTCATCAACCGCAACCAGAATTGGTGAACCGACTCCGAAATTTTTGGTAACCGGTACTGCAACCCGAAACGGTGCGGCTGACGGCTCGGCAAAATTCAAAAAGTCCGGCTTGCGCCGGACCAGTTCTGCAACTTCAACCGCTTTGATATCAGATGAGTCGGGCGCTGCTTGGGAAAAAGGGAAAACCTGCCAGACCGGTTCTGGGGCTCGTGCCCGGATAAAAACCCGTGCTTCTTTCGGTTTCATCTCTGCGCCCTGGGCTCTGCCGTGAAAATTTTTCTCTTATACCTCAGTGCACTCCGTAACCGCCACCCGAACCGAAACTGGTAAGAATCGACATATAGGGCATAATTATCGCGACAATCAGAAACACCGCGGCGATACCCATAAACAGAATCATTATCGGCTCAATCATGCCGGTAAGGTTCTTCACCGCATACTCAACTTCGCTGTCATAGTAGTCGGAAACCTGTTTCAACATATCGTCCAGCGCTCCAGACTCCTCACCGGTTGCCACCATCTGTACCACCATCGGCGGAAAGACTCCAAGTTCCCGCATCGGTGTTGCCAGACCACGACCCCGACGCACACTTTCCGCCAGTTTGTCAATCGCCTGTGCCAGGTAGACATTACCCACCGTCTTGGACACCAGGTTTAAACTGCGCAGAATTGGCAACCCGGTTCGGTCCAGGGTTTCAAACATTCGGGCAAATCGGGAGAGTGCCATTTTGTAGATGATGGGCCCAAATATCGGCAGTCGTAACTTGAATCGGTCAAACCACATTCG
The candidate division WOR-3 bacterium DNA segment above includes these coding regions:
- a CDS encoding T9SS type A sorting domain-containing protein; translation: MAEVSADDISLINYNQGPYILLSTRTVLDSPPGGNNNGRFDPGETGGLIVALRNIGNQGVDNVSAKLRSSDNRFVITDSISSYGSIPAGATRTNETDPFGIQVDHSIPIETPVTLQLFVNGTGYNDTLRFNIVVGELRATDPIPDNSNPPRYWAYDDVDTLYPQHPIFSWIEINNRGTRLSLSDDQTVTIDLPFTWQFYGSTYTQISICSNGWVAPGYTTTTSYTNTALPSTSIPGAICLNWDDLYPPVGNGVWYYYDSDNHRFIVEWDSVHYFPGSSAPYERFQLILYDPTIPTPTGDNLIVAQYLTANQYTSSTIGIQDPTQTIAIQCLFDNTYHRGTAPLVPGRAIKYTTADPTAITETPETYPRNSTLNSYPNPSRGPVKFTSNLASTATLTIYDRTGRLVQTVSGKGNWYWDGKDAQGRVVPPGVYFCRMDTPEVQAEVKFVIAR
- a CDS encoding epoxyqueuosine reductase QueH — encoded protein: MSPSRLLLHICCAPCATDVIRQLQESFVVVGFFYNPNIFPEDEYRRRQEAVQQLGSLWQVPIEYGQYEYERFQEAIKGLENEPEGGRRCGVCFRLRLEKCAVRAKERGCQAFASTLTIGPNKRADVINRIGREIAAEIGIEFVERDWKKRDGFKHSVEISRRLGLYRQHYCGCEFSLKEKAGRNR